In Penaeus vannamei isolate JL-2024 chromosome 21, ASM4276789v1, whole genome shotgun sequence, the DNA window ACCATACCCACCATACCCACCTTGTCCACCATACCCACCATACCCACCTTGTCCAGCTTGTCGCCTATTCCGGCCACACGCGCGATGGCCAAGGTCGGGCCAGGCGCCCCTCGCGAATGGCCGATGAGGCGGGAGGGTACGACGCCGGGCGGTGCAGCGGGCATGGCGATGGGgcacgggggggaggagggggggggcgttgtcGGGAGATGTCGGGCGGtcagggcgttgttgttgttttcatttttttcttttcttttgagctGGTGTaggatttttctcttgtttttaatTCTGGTGCAATCGGCAGGTCGTgattctatctctttgtctcattctctttctctccctctcttcttcttctttttcttcttcttcctcctcctctccctcctcctcctccctcctccctcctcctctccctcctcctcctcctcctcctccccctcccccctcctcctcccttcttcttcctcttcttcttcttcttcttcctcccccttcctcccccctcccctcctcccccctcccccccccatccaaatGAGCGGGCGGGGTCTGGCGGGCGGCGGTTCCCCCCGAGCCGCCTGGCCGATAAAGAGGGCGGCGGGGGAGAAATCGATTATCGATCGGCAGGGGCGTGCAACCTGTTGATTCGTGTTTACGTCTtcactgcccctccccctctccctctcccttcctcctatcctgctcctactcctgctgCTCGTACTCCTGTTCCTACTCCTGTTTCTACTCTTGTtagtccttctcttcttcctttttcctctttcccctattcCTTCGTCTGTtgattctctttatcatcatcttcgtctcttCATCCTCGGCTTCTTTATCTTACCCTCCTTTTCCtatgccttccttcccctttttcttcgcccctttctctgccttttcctcctctccatcttctgcgtccctttctcctctctctctctctcctctctctctctctctctctcctctctctctctctctctctctctctctctctctctctctctctctctctctctctctctctctctctccctccctccctccctccctctctctctctctctctctctctctctctctctctctctctctctctctctctctctctctctctctctctctctctctctctctctctctctctctctccctctccctctccctctccctctccctctccctctccctctccctctccctctccctccctccatccctccatccctccatccctccctccctccctccctccctctttctctcactctctctcacttattctctctttctccttatcaccCGTTCTTCCTGCCACGCGTGAGAGAGCGATGGCGGGAATGCCCGTTCGGTGGAATGCAAttttgaaaggggggaggggtatgggggtagggaaagggtggggggtaaaggggaaggttgggggaaggagaggtggaggattagaagaagaagaagaaggaaaggaaggaggggaaagaggggaggagaagaataagaagaagaaggagaaggaggggagaagaagtaggagggagagaagaagaagaaggcgaggaaagggaggagggggatgcagaggaagaggggggaaggggtgcttAAGGAGATAACCAAGGTGGGAATTGATCGGAGAAGCTATCACGAAAGTTTGGCAAGGGAGATTGGCGGAAAGGacttgggggaggaaggaggagggaggaggaaggtaggaaggaaggaggagggaggaggaaggtaggaaggaaggaggagggaggaggaaggtaggaaggaaggaggggagggaggatgaaggtaggaaggaaaggaggagggaggacgaaggtaggaaggaaggaggagagaggacgaaggaaggaagaagtgaggaggaaagtaggaaggaggagggaggaggaacgaagaaggagggaggaggaatgaaggaaggaggagtaggaaggaagagtatgagtatgaggaaggaggaggtagaggagagaggaggaatatgaaAAGAGGAGGATCGAAGGAGAGAAGTAGTTAGAAGAGGGATTTGGAGgcagggggttgaggaggaggagaagggacagggaggaaatagaggaagagagagaagtagagataaggaaggaggattCTAAGTAGGAGAAAAGGgatcgaaggaaagaaagaactaactccggagagagagaggagggagggggagagagagagagagagagagagagagagagagagagagagagagagagagagagagagagagagagagagagagagaaagagaaaaagattataaaaaggaaagggaatcgAGGAGGACGGAAAGGAAGGGCAGGAAGCCACCATCGACGgcaccctcgctcccccccctcccccctccccctccccctgattaAGCCCAATGAAGCTAATGAAAACGACGATGGATTGAGACGTCGCTCGGTCGTCTCTCGGCGCCGGTCGCGACACACGCCGAGGGGGAccgaagggagtgagggatggaaggaagggagggagggaggaaggaagggaggaaggaggggagggaggaaggaaggaagggagtgagggaaggagtgggagggaggaagaaaggatgggaggaaggaaggatgggagggagggagggaggaagaaaggatgggaggaaggaagggagggagggaggaaggaagatggttaaagatggagtaagagagggagacggtaaaatgatgataaatgattaagagggagacagaagagaaagaagaaggaggcaaaATGACAGACATAGACCGAGAGAAAGGGCCTTCGTGGATGTACTTTCGCGTCGGGGGTTATGTAACCCtcctgggcggcggcggcggaggagcggcggcggcggcggtggcgaaacgaaggaggaggagaggcgaccGCTGCCCTTTGCGCtcagccgcccgcccgccgccccgaGCGCCCTGCACGCGCTTGCATACGCTCTCTTTGGgcttttttcgtctccttttttgtCCCTTGCTCTGCCTTTGCCGTTCGCTTTCGCATCGgggctctctctccttgtttttctcttgctttctcccacctctctctctttctctctctctctttctctctctctctctctctctctctctctctctctctctctctctctctctctctctctctctctctctctctctctctctcttctctctctctctctctctctccctccctcctcctccctcccctcccttccctccctccctccctcttcctatctatctatttatttatctatctgtctacctatctacctatccatctatccatccctaccccctcccctctccctttcggtTACAGCATTGCCAAATAGTGCATATTGTGGAAATTGGTCAATTCTGTTACGTAAAGACTTAATGACTGACATGGTcgagttttttttccctccctccatgttttttttccgttCCGCTGCAATTTCTCTTTCCAGATCTCTCACCTTGACCtggcctcccctccttcctcccttcctccctccctctctcctccctccccctcctccctccctccctccccctccctccctcctcctccttctcccttccttcccctccctcccccttctcccttctccctccttcctccccactattcctctcttccacttgCTTCACTTGTGTGCTGCAAGACCACTTTCCGCAAGAGGGTCGCCTTTAAGCCTCTCTCTCTacgtccacctttctctctctgtctatctatctatcttttgtgtttctctttcttccatattccctctctttctccttgctgtatcacctttctctctctctctctctctctctctctctctctctctctctctctctctctctctctctctctctctctctctctctctctctctctctctctctttctctttctctctccttctctctcctagtctgtctttctctctctccttctctctctcctttctctccttctccctctcgttctttttctctctctctcaccactaccaccacctcctccttcacctccatctcctcttccaccacctccaccacctactCCAGTTCCTTCTCCTCTGCTACCTTTTCCCCCTTCACTACATAGGATTTGGACGAAGGAAgttaggatgagaggaagggggaggggggggagttgtacATGAGTCCTACGGCGGGTACCGTACCGTTTCTCGGGGCGGTGTTGCGCAGAGGGTACACACACGATGTACGCTGGGGTGTATTGCTGGTTTcctggggggttggggtggggggcagaggtgAGGGTTTGTGGTAgcgaggtggggggtaggggtaggggtgagaggagggggtcgGGGCGAGATGGGGTCATTTCCGATGCTGGTGATTGCGAGGTTtacggaggggtggggagggggagggaggggaggagaggaaggggcaggggtgaggggagttAGCATCCCGACGACAGATCGAGGGCcacggggggtaggggagggggcaggtgacCTGGGCGACGAGGGCCACACctggcaggaggagaggaaggaagagtgccGCGAGGAAGGGCACTCCTGCGCAGGCACGCCGTGACGGATACATCagctgtggaggaggaggaggaggagggggtggggtgggggaggcgtcgaggggaaggggaacgaggggagggaggggggaggggagccagGAAAGGGCGGATGCCAGAAGGAGGCTCATGTTGCAACCATGCAACCATCATTTCGCGACTGCTACTACATGCAGGCTGCCCGACTCAACGCACTCTGacctcggcctcttcctcctcccttttcctcttctacttctttttctcctcctccttttacttctcctcctcctcctttcctttcagcttcttattcttattctcattcttctacttctacctcatcttcctcctcctccgccttcttccttctgcgtgttttcctcctcctcctcctcctcctcctcctcctcctcctcctccttgcggGGCCGTGCCACAGCGCCCGACACGCGCGTTTGGGCGTGGGGCGCCCCTCCGTAGCGGGCGGCGTGGGGCTCGAGATTCGCTCCGCGGCGcagcagagaggagaagaggagagaagaagaaggaaagggaaactgATCGCGCGCCTCGGTGGGTATCACGTGACCGTATGACGTCACGGCATACACTGACGTCACGGCACTTGCGTCACTCAAGGCTGAGTGAGACCCGCTGATACTAGAcgcaggtagaggaggagagggagcgagggggaagagggagagataaaggaggaggaggaggaggaagaaaactctctctgtctatctgtctatctatctatttatctatctatctatctatctatctatctatctatctatctatctatctatctacctacctacctacctaactacctatctatctctgtttctctcctctccccctctctccctctccccatatccccctctccccctctcccccccccctctctctctctctttctctctctctctctctctctctctctctctctctccccctccctttctttctttctcatacagTCTCAGAGAAAGGGTGATACGTAATAACGAGAATACAAgtatgtgaaagagagtgagagaatgccaAGACCTGATATTTCTTTGATATTAGTCCACCtgccctcctcttacccctccttcctccttcaccaccttccccctccaccttcctcccctcctccacctccaacttcttcctcctcctccaccttcaccttcctcctcctcctccaccttcaccttcctcctcctcctccagcttcaccttcgtcctcctgctccaccttcacctttctcctcctgctccaccttcaccttcctcctccctcctcctccaccttcaccttcctcctcctcctccaccttcactctcttcaccttcaccttcaccttcctcctcctcctccaccttcctcccttcctccacacccttcaccttcctcctccttcctccctccatcttcaccttcctcctcctcctccactctctcgctcaccttcctcctcctcctccacccaccttctcctcctcctcctcctcctccaccttcctcctgccctccctccttcccctctcctccttcctttcctcacctttctcctcttcctccaccttcctactcctcctcctccaccccttcctccctcctcctcctccaccttcaccttcctcctcctcctcctcctcctcctccaccctcaccttcaccttcctcctcctcctcctccaccttcctcctccttctccaccttcctactcctcctcctccaccttcctactcctcctccaccttccttctcctcctcctcctcctcctcctcctcctcctcctcctccaccttcctcccctccacctgatCCCAACACTATAGCAACCTTGACTATCCAAATGTTGATCAGAATTAGGAGTCTGAGCGGTTAGGCAGCTGGGGTAGGGTgtcgggggagaggagagggtaggagtagGGGTAAGGGGGGCAGGGGCATTGGCAGGGGCATTGGCAGGGGCATTAGTAGGGGCAAGGGCAGGGGTAGAGATAGGTGCAGAGGTTGGCGTTGGTTTTGAGTTCGATCGCCGTATctcatgagtaaaaaaaaaaaaatgttacagatatataaaa includes these proteins:
- the LOC138865459 gene encoding uncharacterized protein is translated as MPAAPPGVVPSRLIGHSRGAPGPTLAIARVAGIGDKLDKVGMVGMVDKVGMVGMVDKVGMVDKVGMVGMVDKVGMADKVGMVDKVGMVDKVGIVDKVGMVDKWVL